From the genome of Halomonas sp. I5-271120, one region includes:
- a CDS encoding 2-dehydro-3-deoxy-6-phosphogalactonate aldolase, whose product MSLPLVAILRGVTPAEIIDIAESIIAAGITRIEIPLNSPQPLESVEKLARHCAEHHGDRILVGAGTVLTHEQVRDVHAAGGRLVVSPNCNVEVIRESRRLEMVSMPGIVTPSEAFAALEAGASGLKLFPATQVGIANMKAMQTVLPVGTELYAVGGIGTDNFAQWRAAGVHGAGLGTAIYTPGLSAEQVGERARALVAAWQAAD is encoded by the coding sequence AAATCATCGATATCGCCGAGTCCATCATCGCCGCAGGCATCACGCGTATCGAGATCCCTCTCAATTCGCCCCAGCCCCTCGAAAGCGTGGAGAAGCTGGCGCGCCACTGCGCCGAGCATCATGGCGACCGCATTCTTGTCGGGGCCGGCACCGTGCTGACGCATGAGCAAGTTCGCGACGTGCATGCCGCGGGGGGCCGGCTGGTCGTCTCGCCCAACTGCAACGTCGAGGTGATTCGCGAAAGTCGCCGGCTGGAGATGGTCTCCATGCCCGGCATCGTCACCCCATCCGAGGCGTTTGCAGCGCTTGAAGCCGGCGCCTCCGGGCTCAAGCTATTCCCCGCCACTCAGGTCGGCATCGCCAACATGAAGGCCATGCAGACCGTGCTGCCTGTGGGCACCGAACTCTATGCCGTCGGCGGCATCGGCACCGACAACTTCGCTCAGTGGCGTGCGGCTGGTGTGCATGGAGCGGGGCTTGGCACCGCCATTTACACGCCGGGACTGAGCGCCGAACAGGTCGGCGAACGAGCCCGCGCACTGGTCGCCGCCTGGCAAGCGGCCGACTGA
- a CDS encoding SMP-30/gluconolactonase/LRE family protein, translating into MSDVPTLSSPCLGDARVCVASGCELGEGPGWDAERGELRWLNILAGELHRAGPAGLDHRVSPLDRRTSYAALTHDGDYLLVAENRLSRFDPQTGESAAFLPFEDDNPVTRSNDARVDTHGSLWLSTMGLGAEKGAGSLYRLHRGELTCLRQGLTIPNALCFSADGKYAYFSDTATGWVMRWALDAEGFPERNRDGAFIEPEPWADLRQSGGGPDGAVMDAEGCMWIALWGAGRVARLDQNGEEIAHVALPASQPSCPVFGGHDLTSLYVTTAREGMADPQPHDGALFVIDLPGCQGAAEPALRLV; encoded by the coding sequence ATGAGTGATGTCCCGACACTGTCATCTCCCTGCCTCGGTGATGCAAGAGTCTGCGTCGCTAGCGGCTGCGAGCTTGGCGAAGGACCGGGCTGGGACGCCGAGCGCGGCGAGCTTCGCTGGCTGAATATCCTGGCCGGCGAGCTGCACCGCGCCGGGCCCGCTGGGCTCGATCACCGTGTCAGCCCGCTCGACCGGCGAACCTCTTACGCGGCGCTGACTCATGACGGCGACTACCTACTGGTCGCGGAAAACCGCTTGTCGCGCTTCGACCCGCAAACCGGCGAGAGCGCCGCCTTCCTGCCCTTCGAGGACGACAATCCCGTCACCCGCAGCAATGATGCCCGGGTTGATACGCATGGCAGCCTGTGGCTATCCACCATGGGCCTTGGTGCCGAGAAAGGCGCTGGCAGCCTCTATCGCCTGCATCGCGGCGAGCTCACCTGTCTGCGTCAGGGGCTCACCATCCCCAATGCGTTGTGCTTCTCGGCGGATGGCAAATACGCCTACTTCAGCGATACCGCGACCGGCTGGGTGATGCGCTGGGCGCTGGATGCCGAGGGCTTCCCTGAGCGCAACCGCGATGGCGCCTTCATCGAGCCCGAGCCCTGGGCCGACCTGCGTCAGTCTGGCGGTGGACCGGATGGCGCGGTGATGGATGCCGAGGGCTGCATGTGGATCGCCCTCTGGGGGGCCGGCCGCGTGGCCAGGCTCGACCAGAACGGAGAGGAAATCGCCCATGTCGCGCTACCGGCAAGCCAGCCTTCCTGTCCCGTCTTCGGCGGTCACGACCTCACCAGCCTCTATGTGACCACGGCCCGCGAGGGCATGGCCGACCCACAGCCCCATGACGGCGCCCTCTTCGTCATCGATCTTCCCGGCTGCCAAGGTGCTGCCGAGCCCGCCCTGCGCCTGGTTTAA
- a CDS encoding AEC family transporter: MFAQLFAVMAPVLIGAGLGFTWVRLGHDFPVPFVTKLVFNIGTPALILASLAGAEVDAQSFTMTMLGTLLVLAVMALATFLVAPLLDKPWQVMLAPMMYPNTGNMGLPVVLYAFGQSAFAFAIAVMVTVSLVQFTFGIAMSSRSGRPLRTLARTPALYAIAVALTLLLTETELPLWLDNTLELISGFTVPLMLITLGVSLANIRARNLSAGVGFSVIRIPLAALLAFIVGHLLGLPPLAQSILVVQMSMPVAVFNYLFAQRSGREPEYVASLVFCSTLLAFIYLPMLLAFLL; encoded by the coding sequence ATGTTTGCCCAACTCTTCGCCGTGATGGCCCCTGTATTGATCGGTGCCGGTCTCGGCTTTACTTGGGTCAGGCTCGGCCACGACTTCCCGGTCCCCTTCGTCACCAAGCTGGTCTTCAACATTGGGACGCCGGCGCTGATTCTGGCCTCGCTGGCAGGTGCCGAAGTCGATGCCCAGAGTTTCACCATGACCATGCTCGGCACGCTGTTAGTGCTTGCCGTCATGGCCCTGGCGACCTTTCTGGTGGCCCCGCTGCTCGACAAGCCCTGGCAGGTGATGCTGGCGCCGATGATGTACCCCAACACCGGTAACATGGGCCTGCCTGTGGTGCTCTACGCGTTCGGCCAGTCGGCCTTCGCTTTCGCGATTGCGGTGATGGTCACGGTATCGCTGGTGCAGTTCACCTTCGGCATTGCCATGTCGAGCCGCAGCGGCCGCCCGCTGCGCACCCTGGCCCGCACTCCCGCCCTCTATGCGATCGCCGTCGCACTGACCCTGCTGCTCACCGAAACCGAGCTGCCGCTGTGGCTCGACAACACCCTGGAGCTGATCTCGGGCTTCACCGTGCCGCTGATGCTGATCACCCTGGGTGTATCGCTGGCCAATATCCGCGCCAGGAACCTCTCCGCTGGCGTCGGCTTCAGCGTGATACGCATCCCGCTCGCCGCCCTGTTGGCCTTCATCGTCGGACACCTGCTCGGCCTGCCGCCGCTCGCACAGAGCATTCTGGTCGTGCAGATGAGCATGCCCGTCGCGGTGTTCAACTATCTGTTCGCCCAACGCTCGGGCCGAGAGCCTGAATACGTGGCGAGCCTGGTGTTCTGCTCGACGCTGCTGGCCTTTATCTATCTGCCAATGCTGCTGGCCTTTCTGCTTTAG